TCTCTTCGTCGGTCAGGACCATGTAGCATTCAAGATTCTCACAGGACTTGAATTCCtctaatagaaaaaaaacagacctgaATATTAGGCCAACTGTGTGTGTACAGAGTATCTCTGATCTTTTTATCTGGATTTAAACCATCTTTATTATACACAGAGAAGTTGCTCATCGATTTTACCCaaattaaaatttttaaatgGGGTTCCACTGCTGCAGCGCGTAATGGGAGTATGACTGGTGGGCTTACTTTTAACTGGCTGGCCATTAATTGTTATGAAGAGATGCCAATAAtgttttgcatttaatctctccatcatttttgtgtttctatcTGTCGACTTATATCCATCAAACTGCAGCcataatctgtttttttttaatgatgatttTATGAATCTATCCATGAACATGAATGGCAGCCTCATCCAATGAGCCACAGTGAACCCATGTCTCCACAATGGTGCCTCTCCTCCTGAACACTACAGTGGTTTTGAGCAGTGTGGGATCCATCATTCTGCTGAGCCAACTGTGGGCAACTATTAGAAGCAAAGTCCTGACTTCCTGTGGGTGATCTATAAACAACCCAGTCTTCCTCCCTTTCAGTCTGTTTaatggtccacacaggagaGTAAAGGAAGgtcagaggaagtggaggaaacTAGTTCCAGCCACCCATGACTCTGATTTGTTTTGGCAGACAGGACCAAAATACCTTTCATGCTCATTTCTATTTCAGCTACTCCTGCAACTGTCTATTTTGATGTTACATTGCCACCTATATGACAATAACCCAAGCGCCTTTACAGAAATAACGTTAAACTAACCAGCTAAAGCAGGAAGGAATAAAGAATACCTTACCTGGTGCTGATGATgcattgtctttgttttcactgtgtTTGATCCACTCCTCCATTTTAATAGCTGCCAAGGGAATCATTTGTAAAAGAAATTCAGAGTGAAATAATAACACAAAATGTAATCGATGCCATGTCTCATCAgctaaaacatttcaaatgtattcatgcAGCGCAACAATATACAGCAAATATGAGGTCAATGTATGTATGATAGGTTATTGGTAAAGCTATTTTTCTATCTAATTCCTTTCTTAAGGTGtaaattcaaattattattagtgAATAGAAACATACCGTTTATTAACTCCTTCTCTTGAAGGAGGTAGGAAAGGTGctgtggatggaaaaaaaaatatttgtgaagTACAAAATGTAATTATAGTATTTTCCCTCCTCTCAGTCAATATTGAACCTGGACCTCAGGAGGAACATTAACGTTTGTAAGTGAAGACAGAATGTCATTTAGAGGTCGGGGCAAACAGATAATGAACATTATCGCGTCATGCATTGCTCACAGAGGAGAAATGGAACCTTCCTGTTATGTCATGAGCCATTACATTCTGAAATATGCTCGCTAGAGGGgtgaatttggaaaaaaatgtgttcctAATgacgtccattttttttctacagtaGAAAAGTAGAAAATTGCTGTACCACTGATTATTTGAAAGGTTTTTTAGGTATTGGAATTGATGTTAGTtatagaagaaaaacatgaatattgttCATATCGCTAAAGCAATTAAATACAAACTTAAACTATTATCTATTATATATAACAGAATTTAAtcgtatcagaatatttgccacaagaaggtacatttttcaatttgaatgaatttggtaaaCAAAATttactttgcatcagtttgacaatggcacaatgaatCATGATgttggctatattcaagtttttatatcaccttattaaaactaaagctcttttaatgtcttgaaaatatttgcataggaatttcaattttaaaagaatttcaagtacattcagagtagtggaaaccctggccattgtgtagtgaaaaacatccctgaacaaaagcaaacagatgcttttgtttgctttttttcagggcttcctccatgtttgttgttgttgttatcatcctagctgccacgtgtcttgtgcatcagtgggatcagtggaccaggaactcctgcacttacaaagcaaaaacatgcaGCAAATAACGCCTTCCCTTTGGAATTAAAGTGGATTCTAATCTGAAAATTGAAAGGTTGATCAGCAGGTGAAGGTCACGGCAGAATTGTATGGTCCTCATAATTGCTGCTCCTGTATGCAATCAATAGATTAAAATGTGTGAGGGGATTATTCAAAATAGGTGATGCTATACATGCTAAGCACAAATCCTATCGAGgttatgaatgaaaaacacattttattgtctCAGTTTAATAAGGAACAAAATTGTGTTGTGAAAGCAGAGGGATGTCCAGCCCAAAATGCAGGAAGTAAATCACTTTCAAGATGATCCCTGCTGAGAGATCGTGTGTGTGGTGGATATTACACCACCTCAGGCTCTCGCTCCCCAAGGACTGCAAACATCGACTGGCTGAGCGCTTCCTTTTGATTCTAAATGACcagtcatgtgaaaaaaaaagcaactttaGGGAAAGAGCAGGATTGATGCTAGATATATGGCTGATGTTAAAAAGACAGAAGTCCCTTTCAGTTGCATAACTAACATCACAGCTGAAATCAGATGTAGCAATTGCCccttgagtcacaacagcacgCCATTTCAAACATTCTCTTAGATTCCAGAAGACATGAAAAGTCGGAAATGAATCTAGCAACGAAACCGAAGCGCAAACAAAATCATCTTAATTTTTTCGCAAAAGCATATCACTAACAACATTCTTTATGTGATCTTACATGCGGTTAGATGTGATACTTGGAGCTCACCTAGCGTTTTCTCTCCCCCGATGTTGATGAGTGACTGAAATAGAAGTAGAGCATCCCACAGTGTGACCACGCAGACCTGCACATAGGGTGAGTGACACTGAGGGgcgaaggaaggagggaggaagtggtgacaatcgagagagagagagagagagagagagagagagagggatgacaGCCAACAAATGGTTTGAAGCGCGACTCTGTCAACAGAGGATGCAATCATAAAGCACCCTCCATTTTGGtcggaaaaaaaatgtttgctgaGTCCTCTCCGTGAAAAGGTTGAGCTGCCTCTCGAGAATAAAACACTCAAGATGCGTGTTATTTCCACTGGCGGGAAATGTGTCAAAAGCAATTCAAGCGTGGTGTTTTATGGGCCAAAACGGTCACTTTAAAATAAGAACTGGAAATATAACGTGTATCAATGAATTAAAAACTATATCAATGATAGAAAgtatgtaataaaaataaaaaatacattcatccTCAGGTGCAACTTCAGATGCAATACAAGTTGTTGTGCAACAGGGGGCGCGCCTAAGCAACGACCTCTTCAAGCATTTTGTTTTAGTCTGAATAAAATCTATATGTTTTCTCGCAACTATAATTATATAATTCAAGCAGATGTACGGAAGAGAAtaagggccagtgaagaaaaaaaatatataattatgaCTTTAATCTCTGGAAGTCAGAGAATAAAGTCAGAACTTTgaagtgagacttttttttccctcagaattTTGAGAATCTGACTTCTGAGATTAAAcacagaattctcactttaaagtcagaattctgagattaaagtcagaattctgccaattattatcttttttttttcttcactggccctaattcTCTTCCGTAGCAATGAATCCTGAGGGGTGAGGTGCCAAATTTTCAACTCATGACAGACACAAAATCCACCTTTACGTAACTATCTCTCATCACAACTATAAAAAGAATAAATCCAATAAGATGGTGATGCATGTGCTCCTGACAGATGTGAACCGAGACTTCGGTCCGAAGAGGAAATGTGATTACAGCTGTCGTCAAATCACAAAATGTTGCCGGTCtgatagaaaataaaacaaatcagcCCCAaactggatatatatatatatatatatatatatatatatatatatatatatatatatatatatatatattatatatatatatatatacacacacacaaacaaacaaaaaaggcgAGGGTTGGTGGTGACAAATGTTGGCCTCTTGTtatgtatttaaaaagaaacagtcACTCAATTTTAATTTGATCTCACACATCAGCTCAATAACTGACTTCTTTACAATTACAACAACCTTTCCTGACTTTTGGCCCAAGGACCTTTGACATTTATGAGCCTTTGAAAGTCAATGAAGGATCGTCTCACACGCTTGTGGGAAACATCCACGGATAATTTATATGCGTTGGTGTTCCTTTTTTCATGCTGTGAAACTGTAAGTTTCATCTCACTCAAAAACCCAATGATGAGTTCAGACAGTTTCATCacaccacaaaaacacacaaaaagttCCATGAGATcggagatttaaaaaaagtgtagTCAGTTCTGTTATATTTACATGCTGAACGTCTGTGGTCAAAAATAGATATCAAAGCCCCTCCTGTGTTCGATGTGACCTACAGAAGCCACGGCGACCTACTTTCCATACATAGTGAACTCTTGATATGCCCACCCCCTTTTTGGCTGCTCGGCTTCAGGGAGTGTCCTTCCATGGCTTTAATCGCAGAAGTGACGTAGACACTGTTGCACAACATTTCCTGATACTGAGTTAAGAGGTGTGTGCCACACTGACTGTGGATTTAGCTCACAGCACTTCAATTATCCAATTTGGTGTGAGATAAAATTAGTAAAATCAGTCGTACTGGAAACATGTGTAAGTACTTTAGAAGTGGAAACTAAAGATGGAAAGTATTTCTAAAGGTGACTTAAATACAATTTACGTTTTCTTTTCTTAATTGCCTTTACTCGAaaaatattgattaaaaaaaaacaacagaattgTCTGACAGTCCAGAGGATAACAAACACCTGCATAGACAGACGCACATTCTTTCCAGCTTCATTTTTTGAGATATAGCTGAAAAGACCTTGAGGTCTGCGCAACAGTCTGTGCCAGGCCGTGTTAGTGTCCCGGGACAAGTTGGCCCTGTGAACCAAGTTTACAGAGGGAAGAATAATCTTCAGTTCAAACTTACTTCACAGTTATTGTAAGTCATAATAAGAAACATAAATGAAATAACCACAGTGGCATGATACGTGGCATGATACAGGTAGATCAACTAAAGATGAATAAAACTatagtgaaaacaaaactgatcaACTATTTGTCTTATTGTCTAATGCACACAAAGGGCTTcacgaaaaataaaataaaaacaattaattATGAATTTGTTTTAGTTTAGTTAAATATTTTTGGAATAACAATTAGGTTCTGTTCAATACAATAATAGAAGGTGGCTTTGAgcctttatttaaataaattaaataaacaaagaaactcTTGCATTAAGTGGGAAAAGGAGACACACAACTTAATAAagttcaaacaaaacacactttggGATAAATCAATACTGTACGTTTGGAGTTGGGCTTCACACGGGTCTTGACCCAAAACACAGTATATGAATTGTGCGGTTGGTCAGTGGACACAGAAGCAGGAGGCACGTCGTAAACCATTTGTTTCTTTACGACCACTCAATGACGTCCGGCGGCTGACTCGAACAACTAAACTGATCCATTTGTTTATGAAACAGGTGCTGTTCAGTAACGAATATTGATGACTTTAACACGAAGAATATATCAAAGTCagtctgttgttttcttcattggGGGATGGGCTGTCACCGCCTGTTGCGGCAGACCCAAATCGCTCGAGTTTTATCCACACGATCCGCTTACTTATGTCAACTTCATCCGTTCAGTGACTTCCAAACACATCGCTCGATGTTTACAGTAATTATTTAAAGGCTTTTCCAGAAttacataacataacaacaGCGGTTCTTATTGATTTCCGAACGCTCGTGTGTGATCAAAACACAATAGAGGTGGTTTTCCGTGTCCTGCTTTTGCCGTTGGGAGGTTGAAGTCGAGgactgttttcttgttttggtcAGGAAAAAGCGCAACAAAAGAAGTCCGCGGACGTGCAGAGATTGACGTCACCGGTCGGACAACAGGCGTGTACGTGTCTGGCACTCTCGATGGCGATTGGTTAGCCGGATTCTCCCTGCCATCGGATTGGTCGGCTCTAAGCTCGGCCAAGCTACATAGCAGGACTGTAGATTCCATTTTGTTGCAATTCAGacggagacagaagaggaagggaGTGTCGAGTCGTTTCACATCGACGAGTTCGGAGAGCGACGGAATTGAAGGAAATATAGCGAAACTGTGCTTCCTGCAATTTCCACCGAaggatctcaacctattctatATTCATATCGTTTGTCTGTGGAAGGGCTTCTGCTACAGAGCCAGTCGAAGTCGGTAAGTCCAGTTTGCCCTCGACGCCATGTTGAGtactgttttctttgttttgatttcCTGCCAAAGTCGACTGACCTAGAATGCGTAGCTCCGCATTTGGTCCGGAAAACGTTTATCGACACTGCTTAAAATCGTACTTGCAGATGCGTCTTATTCGATGTTATTGGTTTAAAGCGCTGTCGAAAGAGAACAATGAAGCAGGAgcggcagctgctccaggaagcAAGTGCGACAACAACACGCAGTTCGTTCATAGTGTTTTTTTCCGACGGAAATGAcacttaaaatacattttaacgccaagttcatcaaataaaaatgctttatttaatttttagacTTTTGAAAAACGTTTTAATATgatgttttatgtattttttttgtgtgtgttgatgtcatCGATGTTTGACCTGTGGCTCCATTTACAGGATACACGGCTTCGAGGAGCATCGTGTGCCGAGGTGAATTGATGTTCAGCTCGGCTCCACGAGTAAACAACGCTCATTGGCACATGAAAACCTCAGATCTTGCTGGACACAATAGTGCAGCGAGAAGTAGACAAAAAGCTACTTCGAGGACCTGGGGCCCGGTTGGAGGTGAAAGACTGAAGAGGGATCTCGGCTCAGTCCACTTTCTGACAACAAAGAGGTGAGCAAGTGGCGAGAGCTCTTGTTTATCTGTGGCTCACGTCCGTTCTATTTACATCATCTAATCCCGAACCTAATTTAGGTGACACACAGAACTTCAAGAatgggaggtggagagagatACAACATTCCAGTTCCCCACCCAGAACGGCCACTAGCTAAGAAGAACCACCAGCTTGGCCGGGCGAAGCCAAGAGGTCGTGACCAGAACGGATCGACGGTAGCAgcatctgcagcaggagcaggggGCCTTCACCACCATGGTCACCGCAGGAGTGACAAAGGCGCAGCTTACCTCAGATCCCCGGAGGCGCGGCAGGCCGCGTCTGCAGAGAAGAGCACATCTGTCCGTTTTGCCACCAACTACGATCAGAACTGGGAGGGCGCCGTGTCTCATCTCAACACACTCCTGGCCACACAGGGGAGTCCCAGCTACGCTGGGCCCAAGTTCAGTGAACCGCCGTCGCCCAGCGTCTTGCCCAAACCTCCCAGCCACTGGGTGTCTTTCCCAATGAGCTCCTGTGACAACAGGGAGATGATGGCCTTCCAACTGAAGAGCCTCCTCAAGGTGCAAGCCTGAGGGAAGGCCGCCACTGATTTCTGAGATCGAGCCAGGACTCTAGCGAGGCAAGTCCCCCACCAGGAACGGTGTAGTGTcgtaatacttttttttaaaaaccagtGAGCATACAAGGTTTGGCAAACATTTTGCTTCagatcttgttttttatttaaagagaAAGTAATTTTAGACTATTACCACATTGCAGCCTTGCTAGTGGAGGAGTGCCCTCAGTGGGTCCACTTTTGTGATTGACGATGAACTGGATACCCTTTGTACTTGTTGTTTTGCTCTTTTTAGTCCGGCTGTTAAAGCAGATCAAGTGCGCCTAATCCCAAATTTATTTTTACACCCCCCCCTCCCGATCAGGTAACTCCGCCCCTTCCAATCATTACAGTCCACTTCTCTGGACCAACGTTTTTCTTCTCAATATGTCAGGACCTCAACGGCAGAAATGTGTAGCTACTTTGTAGTCTCTCTTTCCacgaatactttttttttagtttgtgctttgttttgggATGTTTTAGGGCACTTGACTGCAATTCTGCAGGGAAAAGCATTTTACCGGATATAAGCTGTAGTGAGTCAGGTCAGAAGTTTTAACCTCAAACCGAAGTGTGATAAAAGAACCGTGGCAAGCAGGCATCAGACGGTCCGCTCCCATACTTTTTTATTGCGCTGTGCGCAGATGCACTATGGGAGCTGGGCTGCTCCGAAGCCTGTAGCACTCTGTCATAGCATTTATTGTGCCCTCTTTTCGTTGTGGTTGAAGAAGTTGTTTGTGATGCTGAGTGTAACCAAAGCAATTATTGGCTGGAgggagcgttttttttttccccagggTTGCTGCTTCATGTCCTGATGAGCACTGTTGTAGTGCCTCAGACTCTGCCTGTTCAGGACACAATGTTCTGGAGCCAATGTGCGGAAGAGGACCAGACTCTGCAATTGGACTGAGTGTGACTTGGTCCACATCAGATGTCTGGTTCTGTTGGCTGCCTACATTTGTTAAATAAAGGCAGATCTGAGTGTCACGACCCAAAGGACTGACAGTCGACAAAAGGCACGCGTGTTTACAAGTGGGT
This window of the Synchiropus splendidus isolate RoL2022-P1 chromosome 12, RoL_Sspl_1.0, whole genome shotgun sequence genome carries:
- the pnrc2 gene encoding proline-rich nuclear receptor coactivator 2; the encoded protein is MGGGERYNIPVPHPERPLAKKNHQLGRAKPRGRDQNGSTVAASAAGAGGLHHHGHRRSDKGAAYLRSPEARQAASAEKSTSVRFATNYDQNWEGAVSHLNTLLATQGSPSYAGPKFSEPPSPSVLPKPPSHWVSFPMSSCDNREMMAFQLKSLLKVQA